In Acanthopagrus latus isolate v.2019 chromosome 16, fAcaLat1.1, whole genome shotgun sequence, one DNA window encodes the following:
- the pgfb gene encoding placenta growth factor isoform X2: MKLGFVLQTAVALHLLLSPAQSLPLLEINNTTEVLMFQEVWGRSYCRTIEKLVEVVQEYPTEVEHIYSPACVPLVRCAGCCGDENLECHPTQTTNVTMQLLKIRPSEPDKEYVEMTFVEHQTCECRMRKPIVKVERRRQRERGRGRKRKERQKTKDCDRCQIPRR; encoded by the exons ATGAAACTCGGTTTCGTCCTCCAGACCGCGGTGGCActtcatctgctgctctcacCTGCACAG aGTCTACCCTTGTTAGAGATAAACAATACAACTGAAG TGTTGATGTTCCAAGAGGTGTGGGGTCGCAGCTACTGCCGGACCATCGagaagctggtggaggtggtgcaGGAGTACCCGACAGAGGTGGAGCACATCTACAGCCCCGCCTGTGTGCCACTGGTGAGGTGTGCAGGTTGCTGTGGCGACGAAAACCTCGAGTGTCATCCCACCCAAACCACAAACGTCACCATGCAG CTGTTGAAAATCAGGCCATCAGAGCCGGATAAAGAATATGTTGAGATGACGTTTGTGGAGCACCAGACATGTGAATGTAG AATGAGGAAACCTATTGTGAAGGTCGAAAG GAGACggcaaagagaaagaggaagaggaaggaagaggaag
- the pgfb gene encoding placenta growth factor isoform X1, producing MAPRYSSDSSCKTSRGVGNHQCESLPLLEINNTTEVLMFQEVWGRSYCRTIEKLVEVVQEYPTEVEHIYSPACVPLVRCAGCCGDENLECHPTQTTNVTMQLLKIRPSEPDKEYVEMTFVEHQTCECRMRKPIVKVERRRQRERGRGRKRKERQKTKDCDRCQIPRR from the exons ATGGCACCCCGCTACTCCTCAGATTCATCTTGCAAAACCTCTCGGGGAGTTGGGAACCATCAGTGTGAG aGTCTACCCTTGTTAGAGATAAACAATACAACTGAAG TGTTGATGTTCCAAGAGGTGTGGGGTCGCAGCTACTGCCGGACCATCGagaagctggtggaggtggtgcaGGAGTACCCGACAGAGGTGGAGCACATCTACAGCCCCGCCTGTGTGCCACTGGTGAGGTGTGCAGGTTGCTGTGGCGACGAAAACCTCGAGTGTCATCCCACCCAAACCACAAACGTCACCATGCAG CTGTTGAAAATCAGGCCATCAGAGCCGGATAAAGAATATGTTGAGATGACGTTTGTGGAGCACCAGACATGTGAATGTAG AATGAGGAAACCTATTGTGAAGGTCGAAAG GAGACggcaaagagaaagaggaagaggaaggaagaggaag